The genomic DNA CATCCTGAATCGCTGCCTGAACTTTAATTTTAGTAGCTTTGATCATTTTAACAAGTTTTTTTGCGGTATCCTTATCAATCCCCTCTTTAAGCTTAACTTGCTGCTTAAGCTGCCCCTTTGAGGTTCCTTCAACTTCACCAAAGTCAATAATTCTAGAATCGACCTTACGTCTGGTAAAATGAGTAATAAGCATATCACGCACGGCTTTGATCTTCATATCATCGCCCGTGACAAGGCTAAGTGTATTATCTTTTTTACTAAGAGTAAGCTCAGTAGGCACCCCACGAAAATCATAACGGGTTTCGATCTCTTTGAGAACGTTATTAACGGCGTTGTCCACTTCCTGCTGATCAACTTCACTGACAATATCAAAAGACGGCATAAATATATCCTCCATATCATTAAATTAGACTTCATCTACATTCATCAAAATCAACTCTGTTATTTACCATTCCATTTGGCAGAGTCAAGTATTGAAAAAACACAATCAAAATATTTGGCTGACGTTTTCAAACCTCCGCCCGCACCTCTCGCCCATAAACACTCAAAATTGCACACCAATATTCTATAAAAAGCAAAAAAAACACCTTGATTTTATATTCAACAGAAAAAGGTTCAATAATCACAAATTTGTGATATGTAGTTACTAGGTATGTTTTTTTTAACCTATGCAGGAGTGGGGCAAATGAGAAAACTGTATGCGTTGTTAATTGTCTTAACGGCATTAATGGCTTTTTGGGGATGTACAACAGAGGAACCTGTTGTAGATGTTGCTAAAATAACTTCACAACCAAAAGAATTTGTTGGATCAGAAACTTGTAAAACATGTCATCTAGAACATTACGACTCGTGGAAAGCTACAAATCACAGTCGCATGGCCCAGAATGCTAAACTTAACGTGGATGCATTCATTGTTGATATCAATGACAAAACGATCAAGGCCGACTTCCAAAAATTAGCTGATATCGGCAAACTCAAACTTCCAGTCGATCAAATTTATTTCCCAACGAAAGACGAAATTTTGTACACACTCGGTAACGAGTGGAAGCAGCGTTACATTGTTAAAAAGGATGGCATTTTATACATTTCGCCTATCCAGTTTAATACTGAAACAGGCCGCTGGGTGAACTATCACGAAAAAGATTGGGACAAACGCCCATGGCTGCTCAAGTGTGGTGGTTGTCATACCACAGGAACAAAGCTTGATCCGAATGATATGTCGAAAAGTTCATTCACAGAACCGGGCGTTGGTTGTGAAGCCTGTCATGGCGCTGGTTCATGGCATACCGCGCTACCTAAAACTGCTGTATTTGAAAAGCGCGACACCATCATCAATCCTGCGAAGCTTCCACGCGGCGTAGCCGTTCAGATTTGTGGTAGCTGTCATAACCGCGGTAAGTCTACCATGGAAAAAGGCGCTGGTTGGCCTGTTGGTTACACACCAGGTAAGGCTCTTGAAACTTACTACAAATCAACTTCATTCGCTGCTGGCGACAAGAAGCACATGTACCCGAATGAGTTCTCAAAAGGACATCATCAGCAGTACATCGATTGGCTGAAGTCTGAACATAGACGTGAAGGCGTAACTTGTACGTCATGTCATTTTGTTCATCAGTTGGGCATGCCTTCAACTCGCTTCCAGACAAAGGGCCAGGGATCTTCATCTTGTCTATCTTGTCATAAGCCTGCGAACCAGAACATGGCTCATTCCATTCACTCATTTGCGAATTGCATCGGTTGTCATATGCCGAGAATCGCAAAGAGTGCGGAGTCGAAGGACATACACAGTCATGTATTCAAGACTCTGCTACCTTCCGGCACACTTGAGAACAAGGACATCCCGAACTCCTGTCAAAACTGTCATCGTCACAAGGATGATGATTTAGCTGAACTTCAGAAACGTTTCAAGATTCTGTCTTCAGTGCCTAGTCCTCGAGGCAAAGTCGTGGAGCCCATGAACGCCTACAAATAAGGGGTGATCATGCAACGTAAACTGATACTATATGCCCTGCTCCTGATGGGAATTTTCCTCGCTGCGCCTTCATGGGCGCAGGAGGAAGTTACCTCAGGTTCATACCGGTACAAAGACCGGGAATCCAGCACGGGCGAATATGATAAATATGAAGTAAGGCCGGGACGGGGAACTCCGTTCCTCCAATGGAATAAAATACCTAAAGACGTCATCGGATACTCTCAAGGCAATGTTGATGTAAACAGGCCGGGAAATGTCAGCTTCAAGGCTGATGCACACGCTGGAATCGCAAATTACAGATTCAAGCGATGCGGCGATTGCCATGTAGAAGAAGCCAAAAACAACCGCCACGTAACACGGGCGGATATCTCTTGTCGTCAATGTCATGGAATGGAGCCGATTTCGGGAATAAATTATTATTACTCGCAATTGAATCCCATACGAAGACATGCATACGTTTGTGCCAAGTGTCATCAAGGTGCCAGCGCATCATTTGCAAGATATCTGGTGCACGAGCCTAATCCCTTTGTTAAGGCAACACTTTCGGATTTTCCGAAGTTCTATTACTCCGCATGGGCAATGCTTTTGCTAGTTATAGTTACACTGGGATTTTTCCTGTCACACACAGGAATTTGGGTAATACGCGACCTATTCACCAGAAAGCCAGAAAAGGGGGTGGATGATGAGGATTAGAAGATTCACTCCAATTCAAAAAACCTTCCACTTGCTTTTGATAATAACATTCATGACTCAAGCCGTAACAGGCATGGCAAGGATGTACGGGACAACAATGTTCGGTAAAGCATTAGGAGCCCCTTTCGGGGGATATGTAAATTGCCTGGCCGTTCATAAGGTCGTGGGAGTAGCAATGCTCCTGCTGTTTGTATGTCACATAATCTATGCTGTGATTCTCGTACTTGCCGGAAAAGTGCAAAGCCATGATTCCCTGCTTCCGAAGCTACGTGACCTCAAAGAATTCTTTGGTCACCTGCGCTGGATGATGGGCGGAAAGCTGCCTAGATTTGAAAGATGGGCTTATTGGGAAAAGTTCGACTATTGGGCTGTATTCTGGGGAATGGTACTACTGGGCCGAACTGGGCTATTGCTCTTTGATCCAGTACAAACCGCCAGATACATGGATGGCTCGGAGCTCAACATAGCACTGTGGATGCATAGACTGGAGGCGGGACTTGCCATGGGGTACATATTCCTTGTCCACTTCAGCGTGATAGTGCTGCGTAAGCACAGCTTCCCTATGGATCAGGCAATGTGGGGCAAAGATGCTGACTATAACACTGTTAAATTAGAACGCCCTGAATGGATCGAAAGATTGGAAAACACAGGTCAACTTGATGGACTCATCGTAAAAGATTCATCTCCCGTACTGACAACCTTTTCCTACCTTATAGGTATTGGAGGAGTAATACTGGGAGTATATCTCGTAATCGGAGGACTTATGAATGCCCACCTGATTCCTTGGTAGTGTCCTAAATAAACAACGCATTAAATAAAAGAGTCCCAGAGCAGTGAAACTGTTCT from Maridesulfovibrio frigidus DSM 17176 includes the following:
- a CDS encoding cytochrome c3 family protein; translation: MQRKLILYALLLMGIFLAAPSWAQEEVTSGSYRYKDRESSTGEYDKYEVRPGRGTPFLQWNKIPKDVIGYSQGNVDVNRPGNVSFKADAHAGIANYRFKRCGDCHVEEAKNNRHVTRADISCRQCHGMEPISGINYYYSQLNPIRRHAYVCAKCHQGASASFARYLVHEPNPFVKATLSDFPKFYYSAWAMLLLVIVTLGFFLSHTGIWVIRDLFTRKPEKGVDDED
- a CDS encoding multiheme c-type cytochrome, whose amino-acid sequence is MRKLYALLIVLTALMAFWGCTTEEPVVDVAKITSQPKEFVGSETCKTCHLEHYDSWKATNHSRMAQNAKLNVDAFIVDINDKTIKADFQKLADIGKLKLPVDQIYFPTKDEILYTLGNEWKQRYIVKKDGILYISPIQFNTETGRWVNYHEKDWDKRPWLLKCGGCHTTGTKLDPNDMSKSSFTEPGVGCEACHGAGSWHTALPKTAVFEKRDTIINPAKLPRGVAVQICGSCHNRGKSTMEKGAGWPVGYTPGKALETYYKSTSFAAGDKKHMYPNEFSKGHHQQYIDWLKSEHRREGVTCTSCHFVHQLGMPSTRFQTKGQGSSSCLSCHKPANQNMAHSIHSFANCIGCHMPRIAKSAESKDIHSHVFKTLLPSGTLENKDIPNSCQNCHRHKDDDLAELQKRFKILSSVPSPRGKVVEPMNAYK
- a CDS encoding YajQ family cyclic di-GMP-binding protein, which gives rise to MPSFDIVSEVDQQEVDNAVNNVLKEIETRYDFRGVPTELTLSKKDNTLSLVTGDDMKIKAVRDMLITHFTRRKVDSRIIDFGEVEGTSKGQLKQQVKLKEGIDKDTAKKLVKMIKATKIKVQAAIQDEQVRVTGKKLDDLQEVMTLVRNCDLDMPFQFTNMKK
- a CDS encoding formate dehydrogenase subunit gamma — encoded protein: MMRIRRFTPIQKTFHLLLIITFMTQAVTGMARMYGTTMFGKALGAPFGGYVNCLAVHKVVGVAMLLLFVCHIIYAVILVLAGKVQSHDSLLPKLRDLKEFFGHLRWMMGGKLPRFERWAYWEKFDYWAVFWGMVLLGRTGLLLFDPVQTARYMDGSELNIALWMHRLEAGLAMGYIFLVHFSVIVLRKHSFPMDQAMWGKDADYNTVKLERPEWIERLENTGQLDGLIVKDSSPVLTTFSYLIGIGGVILGVYLVIGGLMNAHLIPW